One window of the Trifolium pratense cultivar HEN17-A07 linkage group LG2, ARS_RC_1.1, whole genome shotgun sequence genome contains the following:
- the LOC123905007 gene encoding protein SHORT ROOT IN SALT MEDIUM 1-like isoform X1: MKSDNEDKKDGKGTGEKSGSKIAKQKTSEKDTQIVKGKLKVGDKSKDEKVTKEKDGKNEPKSKSSKEVKEKRKSDEPPRHPGLIPKTKSTKDSKLRSLSLSLDSLLDYTDKDVEESTLELSLFAESFYEMLQFQMGSRILTFLQKLHEKFVIKRAQRKRQREEEPDKDNANKTPTKCQKGDDPSVKSETKVDASNPTQEDNEKTVAENDTCSNKEEDVKMENASDEEVELEEEDPEEDPEEEMDNDSPQHDSSNDKNAEQEADAKNESENVTSNEKAADETSKGEIKVKYEVKESKDNVQLNDEKENKVDIYN, from the exons atgaagtCTGACAATGAAGACAAGAAGGATGGAAAAGGAACTGGAGAAAAAAGTGGATCCAAGATAGCTAAACAGAAAACCTCTGAGAAAGATACTCAAATTGTCAAGGGGAAACTTAAAGTTGGGGATAAATCTAAAGATGAGAAAGTAACAAAAGAGAAAGATGGAAAAAATGAGCCTAAAAGCAAATCTAGTAAAGAAGTGAAAGAGAAGAGGAAGTCTGATGAACCTCCTCGGCACCCTGGACTTATTCCAAAAACAAAATCGACAAAAGATTCTAAA CTACGGTCATTGTCACTGTCTCTTGATTCGTTGTTGGATTATACTGACAAAGATGTTGAAGAATCAACACTTGAG CTTTCATTGTTCGCCGAATCATTTTATGAAATGCTTCAGTTTCAAATGGGCAGTAGGATTTTGACTTTTCTTCAGAAACTGCATGAAAAATTTGTGATCAAAAGAGCTCAGCGAAAGAGGCAGCGGGAAGAGGAGCCTGACAAGGATAATGCAAACAAGACACCCACAAAATGTCAAAAGGGTGATGATCCTTCTGTTAAGAGTGAGACAAAAGTGGACGCATCAAATCCAACCCAGGAAGATAATGAGAAAACTGTTGCCGAGAATGATACTTGTAGTAATAAGGAGGAGGATGTGAAGATGGAAAATGCATCAGATGAGGAAGTAGAGCTGGAAGAAGAGGACCCTGAAGAGGATCCAGAAGAGGAAATGGACAATGATAGTCCCCAACACGACTCATCCAATGATAAAAACGCTGAGCAAGAGGCAGATGCAAAAAATGAATCTGAAAATGTTACTAGCAATGAAAAAGCAGCAGATGAAACTTCTAAAGGGGAAATAAAGGTTAAATATGAGGTGAAAGAGTCCAAAGACAATGTTCAACTCAATGATGAAAAGGAAAACAAGGTTGATATATACAATTAA
- the LOC123904423 gene encoding metacaspase-5-like, whose amino-acid sequence MDKKKKKKKKALIVGLSYRDDPVRTLMRGPINSAVYLKKLLMKEFEFSQKDITLVTDALGKTPTDKEIINHLLNLLANAQPGDIFLFYYIGHGGRRESKEYNNNSGYIEYISLGKNAEGVKTFISDNTLRHIVEPLPQGCSFTFMADCCCSGALLEGATEIFGSSTQFPVTDKIPAPMTEHLDLKRVDLSNCRKLGILFSACQSFETTGGKYCDVKRKQVAYFTDTVIAIINKFGVNISNRFLFEKIKEAYVEDGKEQSPGLYCDISQVDLLFLSLEEAETSQLPENSEQAKLTDNQPRE is encoded by the exons ATggataagaagaagaagaagaaaaagaaggcaCTTATAGTTGGTCTTTCATATAGAGATGATCCTGTTAGAACCCTTATGAGGGGTCCTATTAACTCAGCAGTATATCTTAAAAAACTTTTAATGAAAGAGTTTGAGTTTTCTCAAAAGGACATAACACTTGTTACTGATGCATTGGGTAAAACTCCAACagataaagaaataataaatcatTTGCTAAATCTGCTAGCAAATGCACAACCTGGagacatttttcttttctactaCATCGGGCACGGGGGTCGCCGAGAATCAAAGGAGTACAATAATAACTCTGGTTATATTGAATACATCTCTCTTGGAAAAAATGCTGAGGGGGTCAAAACTTTTATATCCG ACAATACTCTCCGCCATATCGTTGAACCACTTCCACAGGGTTGTTCGTTTACCTTTATGGCAGATTGTTGTTGTTCGGGCGCACTTCTCGAAGGAGCAACGGAAATCTTTGGAAGTAGTACTCAATTCCCCGTGACAGACAAAATTCCGGCACCAATGACTGAACATCTGGATCTAAAACGTGTTGACTTGTCAAATTGCCGTAAACTCGGGATATTATTCTCCGCTTGTCAGAGTTTTGAAACAACTGGCGGTAAATATTGTGATGTCAAAAGGAAACAGGTTGCCTATTTTACCGACACGGTGATTGCCATAATCAACAAGTTTGGAGTCAACATCTCCAACAGATTTCTATTTGAGAAGATAAAAGAGGCATATGTTGAGGACGGAAAGGAACAGTCACCGGGGTTATACTGTGATATAAGTCAGGtggatttgttatttttaagtCTTGAAGAGGCGGAAACAAGTCAGCTTCCTGAAAATAGTGAGCAAGCTAAATTGACGGATAATCAACCGAGGGAATGA